One stretch of Hevea brasiliensis isolate MT/VB/25A 57/8 chromosome 12, ASM3005281v1, whole genome shotgun sequence DNA includes these proteins:
- the LOC110666483 gene encoding uncharacterized protein LOC110666483 isoform X1, giving the protein MIETDKSRDVRRGASRFSRQIKQSGHKFISPGSNGKATSSNGDDYEMDCELTDREQAFPSQAPSSVRSSGTIKRFNLPRKQFFDDCNGGDHISVPRKLRSAMKKRNRESLSTPFPNSKKLNHSTSGVKSPKRVGIKKPKQNLKQGAPNYSLKQNVGGPITKDEEEVVETLYALAGMFPNLDPDRNKLDSASLEASSFALPEASERHQPKLDDSVTIKEDLNLICRSRTDEDVNPASDIERSAEETTKVYSLNGPSTQELNGPSTQELNGPSTQEPSDLIIGERLHGELDSSVAQVNLHEAMVKLEEQKLPCNLANFCFPPGPHQDTGKLRQPAKLETSFLDRKTEISLAETTTIGNQPDQQHALDKSKNNGPVLWPGLSSTVSSSACRGPLSQSCAAKIPAWLGTRPGSFQNGSTGKVSKVSTDRRLWKRCAAHVYIGCLIQALQMPESKESLPMPPSQLRPHEILKQGVLMTINDLSGVRNDSNGVTSASSIVNAVGKNSNDSKSDILQHLRPHQNHSQTTLASGVYTCQKQAFNFLSLSGGGGMEPINSFNGTGNGLEPFAQVQIPYYAQNPSSLMPFSLSQTRFTPAYPDQPSVAAAQQAKLQLSPHLTSPYCAPHASSKALTKQPQQQLWAAQLAAQYRNTGTSTALTRFPSWQKNGREDSPGLMPCIPPSTSTLEVLGPKYPQTSQQQQQQQFMAITMSHARMKRQDHLIPSVCEENRVGF; this is encoded by the exons ATGATAGAAACAGACAAGAGTCGAGACGTGAGGCGTGGAGCGAGTCGGTTCTCGCGACAGATTAAGCAATCTGGACATAAGTTTATCTCTCCTG GTTCGAACGGTAAAGCAACTTCAAGCAACGGGGACGATTATGAAATGGATTGCGAATTAACTGATAGAGAACAGGCCTTTCCTTCACAAGCTCCTTCTTCTGTCCGTAGTAGTGGTACCATTAAGAGATTCAACCTACCCAGAAAG CAATTTTTTGATGACTGCAATGGCGGTGATCATATTTCTGTTCCGCGGAAGCTACGGTCAG CCATGAAGAAACGCAATCGAGAATCTTTATCTACACCTTTTCCAAATTCAAAGAAGCTGAACCATTCTACTAGTGGTGTTAAATCACCGAAAAGGGTTGGGATAAAGAAACCGAAACAGAACTTG AAACAAGGGGCCCCAAACTATTCCCTGAAGCAGAATGTTGGTGGACCAATCACAAAAGATGAGGAAGAAGTTGTGGAGACATTGTATGCTTTGGCAGGAATGTTCCCCAACCTTGACCCTGATCGTAACAAATTGGATAGTGCTTCATTAGAAGCAAGTTCCTTTGCTTTGCCAGAGGCTAGTGAGAGACATCAACCCAAATTAGATG ATTCTGTAACTATAAAAGAGGACTTGAACCTAATTTGCCGATCAAGAACTGATGAGGATGTTAATCCTGCTTCTGACATAGAAAGATCAGCTGAAGAAACTACCAAAGTTTATTCATTGAATGGCCCAAGCACTCAAGAATTGAATGGACCAAGCACTCAAGAATTGAATGGACCAAGCACTCAAGAACCATCTGATTTGATCATCGGTGAAAGACTCCATGGAGAATTAGACAGTTCTGTTGCTCAAGTGAATCTGCACGAGGCAATGGTTAAACTTGAGGAACAAAAGCTGCCTTGCAACTTGGCTAACTTTTGCTTTCCACCTGGACCACATCAGGATACTGG TAAACTAAGGCAGCCTGCAAAACTAGAAACTTCGTTTCTTGACAGAAAGACGGAGATTTCATTGGCAGAG ACTACAACAATTGGAAATCAACCAGATCAACAGCATGCCCTTGACAAATCCAAGAACAATG GTCCAGTGTTGTGGCCAGGATTGTCTTCGACAGTGTCAAGTAGTGCTTGTCGTGGTCCTTTGTCACA ATCTTGTGCTGCTAAAATACCTGCTTGGCTTGGTACCAGACCTGGTTCATTCCAAAATGGTTCAACTGGAAAG GTTTCTAAAGTTTCAACTGATAGAAGGTTGTGGAAGAGGTGTGCAGCTCATGTTTACATAGGCTGTCTCATTCAAGCTTTACAAATGCCTGAGAGCAAAGAAAGCTTGCCAATGCCTCCTAGTCAACTCAGACCGCATGAAATATTGAAGCAGGGTGTACTTATGACAATAAATGACTTGAGTGGCGTCAGAAATGATTCGAATGGAGTTACATCTGCTAGCTCAATAGTTAATGCAGTTGGGAAGAATTCAAATGACTCTAAAAGTGACATTCTTCAACACCTAAGACCACACCAAAATCATTCTCAGACTACTTTGGCATCTGGTGTATACACCTGTCAGAAGCAG GCTTTCAATTTCTTGTCCCTGTCTGGAGGTGGTGGGATGGAACCTATTAACAGTTTTAATGGAACTGGAAATGGTTTGGAACCATTTGCACAAGTGCAAATTCCTTATTATGCACAAAACCCCTCCTCGCTCATGCCTTTCTCTTTGTCACAAACAAGATTTACACCTGCTTACCCTGATCAGCCTTCAGTAGCAGCAGCACAACAG GCCAAACTTCAGTTGTCCCCCCATCTCACCAGCCCATATTGTGCGCCTCATGCAAGTTCCAAGGCCTTGACAaagcagccgcagcagcagctTTGGGCTGCCCAATTGGCAGCTCAGTACAGGAATACTGGAACTTCAACAGCCTTGACTCGATTTCCAAGCTGGCAAAAAAATGGAAGGGAAGACTCTCCTGGTCTGATGCCCTGCATCCCGCCTTCAACTTCAACACTAGAGGTACTAGGCCCCAAGTATCCTCAGACCtctcagcagcagcagcagcagcaattCATGGCCATCACTATGTCGCATGCTAGGATGAAGAGGCAAGATCACCTTATTCCttctgtttgtgaagaaaatagAGTTGGGTTTTGA
- the LOC110666483 gene encoding uncharacterized protein LOC110666483 isoform X4: protein MFMMDFHGVLILFQINIVFEIFASFLFLSLLFHGRYFKLSMNQKKAMKKRNRESLSTPFPNSKKLNHSTSGVKSPKRVGIKKPKQNLKQGAPNYSLKQNVGGPITKDEEEVVETLYALAGMFPNLDPDRNKLDSASLEASSFALPEASERHQPKLDDSVTIKEDLNLICRSRTDEDVNPASDIERSAEETTKVYSLNGPSTQELNGPSTQELNGPSTQEPSDLIIGERLHGELDSSVAQVNLHEAMVKLEEQKLPCNLANFCFPPGPHQDTGKLRQPAKLETSFLDRKTEISLAETTTIGNQPDQQHALDKSKNNGPVLWPGLSSTVSSSACRGPLSQSCAAKIPAWLGTRPGSFQNGSTGKVSKVSTDRRLWKRCAAHVYIGCLIQALQMPESKESLPMPPSQLRPHEILKQGVLMTINDLSGVRNDSNGVTSASSIVNAVGKNSNDSKSDILQHLRPHQNHSQTTLASGVYTCQKQAFNFLSLSGGGGMEPINSFNGTGNGLEPFAQVQIPYYAQNPSSLMPFSLSQTRFTPAYPDQPSVAAAQQAKLQLSPHLTSPYCAPHASSKALTKQPQQQLWAAQLAAQYRNTGTSTALTRFPSWQKNGREDSPGLMPCIPPSTSTLEVLGPKYPQTSQQQQQQQFMAITMSHARMKRQDHLIPSVCEENRVGF from the exons atgtttatgaTGGACTTTCATGGTGTATTGATTCTTTTTCAAATAAATATAGTGTTTGAAATATTTGCTTCTTTTCTGTTCTTAAGCTTACTTTTCCATGGGAGATACTTTAAGCTTTCTATGAATCAGAAAAAAG CCATGAAGAAACGCAATCGAGAATCTTTATCTACACCTTTTCCAAATTCAAAGAAGCTGAACCATTCTACTAGTGGTGTTAAATCACCGAAAAGGGTTGGGATAAAGAAACCGAAACAGAACTTG AAACAAGGGGCCCCAAACTATTCCCTGAAGCAGAATGTTGGTGGACCAATCACAAAAGATGAGGAAGAAGTTGTGGAGACATTGTATGCTTTGGCAGGAATGTTCCCCAACCTTGACCCTGATCGTAACAAATTGGATAGTGCTTCATTAGAAGCAAGTTCCTTTGCTTTGCCAGAGGCTAGTGAGAGACATCAACCCAAATTAGATG ATTCTGTAACTATAAAAGAGGACTTGAACCTAATTTGCCGATCAAGAACTGATGAGGATGTTAATCCTGCTTCTGACATAGAAAGATCAGCTGAAGAAACTACCAAAGTTTATTCATTGAATGGCCCAAGCACTCAAGAATTGAATGGACCAAGCACTCAAGAATTGAATGGACCAAGCACTCAAGAACCATCTGATTTGATCATCGGTGAAAGACTCCATGGAGAATTAGACAGTTCTGTTGCTCAAGTGAATCTGCACGAGGCAATGGTTAAACTTGAGGAACAAAAGCTGCCTTGCAACTTGGCTAACTTTTGCTTTCCACCTGGACCACATCAGGATACTGG TAAACTAAGGCAGCCTGCAAAACTAGAAACTTCGTTTCTTGACAGAAAGACGGAGATTTCATTGGCAGAG ACTACAACAATTGGAAATCAACCAGATCAACAGCATGCCCTTGACAAATCCAAGAACAATG GTCCAGTGTTGTGGCCAGGATTGTCTTCGACAGTGTCAAGTAGTGCTTGTCGTGGTCCTTTGTCACA ATCTTGTGCTGCTAAAATACCTGCTTGGCTTGGTACCAGACCTGGTTCATTCCAAAATGGTTCAACTGGAAAG GTTTCTAAAGTTTCAACTGATAGAAGGTTGTGGAAGAGGTGTGCAGCTCATGTTTACATAGGCTGTCTCATTCAAGCTTTACAAATGCCTGAGAGCAAAGAAAGCTTGCCAATGCCTCCTAGTCAACTCAGACCGCATGAAATATTGAAGCAGGGTGTACTTATGACAATAAATGACTTGAGTGGCGTCAGAAATGATTCGAATGGAGTTACATCTGCTAGCTCAATAGTTAATGCAGTTGGGAAGAATTCAAATGACTCTAAAAGTGACATTCTTCAACACCTAAGACCACACCAAAATCATTCTCAGACTACTTTGGCATCTGGTGTATACACCTGTCAGAAGCAG GCTTTCAATTTCTTGTCCCTGTCTGGAGGTGGTGGGATGGAACCTATTAACAGTTTTAATGGAACTGGAAATGGTTTGGAACCATTTGCACAAGTGCAAATTCCTTATTATGCACAAAACCCCTCCTCGCTCATGCCTTTCTCTTTGTCACAAACAAGATTTACACCTGCTTACCCTGATCAGCCTTCAGTAGCAGCAGCACAACAG GCCAAACTTCAGTTGTCCCCCCATCTCACCAGCCCATATTGTGCGCCTCATGCAAGTTCCAAGGCCTTGACAaagcagccgcagcagcagctTTGGGCTGCCCAATTGGCAGCTCAGTACAGGAATACTGGAACTTCAACAGCCTTGACTCGATTTCCAAGCTGGCAAAAAAATGGAAGGGAAGACTCTCCTGGTCTGATGCCCTGCATCCCGCCTTCAACTTCAACACTAGAGGTACTAGGCCCCAAGTATCCTCAGACCtctcagcagcagcagcagcagcaattCATGGCCATCACTATGTCGCATGCTAGGATGAAGAGGCAAGATCACCTTATTCCttctgtttgtgaagaaaatagAGTTGGGTTTTGA
- the LOC110666483 gene encoding uncharacterized protein LOC110666483 isoform X3, producing MDCELTDREQAFPSQAPSSVRSSGTIKRFNLPRKQFFDDCNGGDHISVPRKLRSAMKKRNRESLSTPFPNSKKLNHSTSGVKSPKRVGIKKPKQNLKQGAPNYSLKQNVGGPITKDEEEVVETLYALAGMFPNLDPDRNKLDSASLEASSFALPEASERHQPKLDDSVTIKEDLNLICRSRTDEDVNPASDIERSAEETTKVYSLNGPSTQELNGPSTQELNGPSTQEPSDLIIGERLHGELDSSVAQVNLHEAMVKLEEQKLPCNLANFCFPPGPHQDTGKLRQPAKLETSFLDRKTEISLAETTTIGNQPDQQHALDKSKNNGPVLWPGLSSTVSSSACRGPLSQSCAAKIPAWLGTRPGSFQNGSTGKVSKVSTDRRLWKRCAAHVYIGCLIQALQMPESKESLPMPPSQLRPHEILKQGVLMTINDLSGVRNDSNGVTSASSIVNAVGKNSNDSKSDILQHLRPHQNHSQTTLASGVYTCQKQAFNFLSLSGGGGMEPINSFNGTGNGLEPFAQVQIPYYAQNPSSLMPFSLSQTRFTPAYPDQPSVAAAQQAKLQLSPHLTSPYCAPHASSKALTKQPQQQLWAAQLAAQYRNTGTSTALTRFPSWQKNGREDSPGLMPCIPPSTSTLEVLGPKYPQTSQQQQQQQFMAITMSHARMKRQDHLIPSVCEENRVGF from the exons ATGGATTGCGAATTAACTGATAGAGAACAGGCCTTTCCTTCACAAGCTCCTTCTTCTGTCCGTAGTAGTGGTACCATTAAGAGATTCAACCTACCCAGAAAG CAATTTTTTGATGACTGCAATGGCGGTGATCATATTTCTGTTCCGCGGAAGCTACGGTCAG CCATGAAGAAACGCAATCGAGAATCTTTATCTACACCTTTTCCAAATTCAAAGAAGCTGAACCATTCTACTAGTGGTGTTAAATCACCGAAAAGGGTTGGGATAAAGAAACCGAAACAGAACTTG AAACAAGGGGCCCCAAACTATTCCCTGAAGCAGAATGTTGGTGGACCAATCACAAAAGATGAGGAAGAAGTTGTGGAGACATTGTATGCTTTGGCAGGAATGTTCCCCAACCTTGACCCTGATCGTAACAAATTGGATAGTGCTTCATTAGAAGCAAGTTCCTTTGCTTTGCCAGAGGCTAGTGAGAGACATCAACCCAAATTAGATG ATTCTGTAACTATAAAAGAGGACTTGAACCTAATTTGCCGATCAAGAACTGATGAGGATGTTAATCCTGCTTCTGACATAGAAAGATCAGCTGAAGAAACTACCAAAGTTTATTCATTGAATGGCCCAAGCACTCAAGAATTGAATGGACCAAGCACTCAAGAATTGAATGGACCAAGCACTCAAGAACCATCTGATTTGATCATCGGTGAAAGACTCCATGGAGAATTAGACAGTTCTGTTGCTCAAGTGAATCTGCACGAGGCAATGGTTAAACTTGAGGAACAAAAGCTGCCTTGCAACTTGGCTAACTTTTGCTTTCCACCTGGACCACATCAGGATACTGG TAAACTAAGGCAGCCTGCAAAACTAGAAACTTCGTTTCTTGACAGAAAGACGGAGATTTCATTGGCAGAG ACTACAACAATTGGAAATCAACCAGATCAACAGCATGCCCTTGACAAATCCAAGAACAATG GTCCAGTGTTGTGGCCAGGATTGTCTTCGACAGTGTCAAGTAGTGCTTGTCGTGGTCCTTTGTCACA ATCTTGTGCTGCTAAAATACCTGCTTGGCTTGGTACCAGACCTGGTTCATTCCAAAATGGTTCAACTGGAAAG GTTTCTAAAGTTTCAACTGATAGAAGGTTGTGGAAGAGGTGTGCAGCTCATGTTTACATAGGCTGTCTCATTCAAGCTTTACAAATGCCTGAGAGCAAAGAAAGCTTGCCAATGCCTCCTAGTCAACTCAGACCGCATGAAATATTGAAGCAGGGTGTACTTATGACAATAAATGACTTGAGTGGCGTCAGAAATGATTCGAATGGAGTTACATCTGCTAGCTCAATAGTTAATGCAGTTGGGAAGAATTCAAATGACTCTAAAAGTGACATTCTTCAACACCTAAGACCACACCAAAATCATTCTCAGACTACTTTGGCATCTGGTGTATACACCTGTCAGAAGCAG GCTTTCAATTTCTTGTCCCTGTCTGGAGGTGGTGGGATGGAACCTATTAACAGTTTTAATGGAACTGGAAATGGTTTGGAACCATTTGCACAAGTGCAAATTCCTTATTATGCACAAAACCCCTCCTCGCTCATGCCTTTCTCTTTGTCACAAACAAGATTTACACCTGCTTACCCTGATCAGCCTTCAGTAGCAGCAGCACAACAG GCCAAACTTCAGTTGTCCCCCCATCTCACCAGCCCATATTGTGCGCCTCATGCAAGTTCCAAGGCCTTGACAaagcagccgcagcagcagctTTGGGCTGCCCAATTGGCAGCTCAGTACAGGAATACTGGAACTTCAACAGCCTTGACTCGATTTCCAAGCTGGCAAAAAAATGGAAGGGAAGACTCTCCTGGTCTGATGCCCTGCATCCCGCCTTCAACTTCAACACTAGAGGTACTAGGCCCCAAGTATCCTCAGACCtctcagcagcagcagcagcagcaattCATGGCCATCACTATGTCGCATGCTAGGATGAAGAGGCAAGATCACCTTATTCCttctgtttgtgaagaaaatagAGTTGGGTTTTGA
- the LOC110666483 gene encoding uncharacterized protein LOC110666483 isoform X2, translated as MIETDKSRDVRRGASRFSRQIKQSGHKFISPGSNGKATSSNGDDYEMDCELTDREQAFPSQAPSSVRSSGTIKRFNLPRKQFFDDCNGGDHISVPRKLRSAMKKRNRESLSTPFPNSKKLNHSTSGVKSPKRVGIKKPKQNLKQGAPNYSLKQNVGGPITKDEEEVVETLYALAGMFPNLDPDRNKLDSASLEASSFALPEASERHQPKLDDSVTIKEDLNLICRSRTDEDVNPASDIERSAEETTKVYSLNGPSTQELNGPSTQELNGPSTQEPSDLIIGERLHGELDSSVAQVNLHEAMVKLEEQKLPCNLANFCFPPGPHQDTGKLRQPAKLETSFLDRKTEISLAETTTIGNQPDQQHALDKSKNNVLWPGLSSTVSSSACRGPLSQSCAAKIPAWLGTRPGSFQNGSTGKVSKVSTDRRLWKRCAAHVYIGCLIQALQMPESKESLPMPPSQLRPHEILKQGVLMTINDLSGVRNDSNGVTSASSIVNAVGKNSNDSKSDILQHLRPHQNHSQTTLASGVYTCQKQAFNFLSLSGGGGMEPINSFNGTGNGLEPFAQVQIPYYAQNPSSLMPFSLSQTRFTPAYPDQPSVAAAQQAKLQLSPHLTSPYCAPHASSKALTKQPQQQLWAAQLAAQYRNTGTSTALTRFPSWQKNGREDSPGLMPCIPPSTSTLEVLGPKYPQTSQQQQQQQFMAITMSHARMKRQDHLIPSVCEENRVGF; from the exons ATGATAGAAACAGACAAGAGTCGAGACGTGAGGCGTGGAGCGAGTCGGTTCTCGCGACAGATTAAGCAATCTGGACATAAGTTTATCTCTCCTG GTTCGAACGGTAAAGCAACTTCAAGCAACGGGGACGATTATGAAATGGATTGCGAATTAACTGATAGAGAACAGGCCTTTCCTTCACAAGCTCCTTCTTCTGTCCGTAGTAGTGGTACCATTAAGAGATTCAACCTACCCAGAAAG CAATTTTTTGATGACTGCAATGGCGGTGATCATATTTCTGTTCCGCGGAAGCTACGGTCAG CCATGAAGAAACGCAATCGAGAATCTTTATCTACACCTTTTCCAAATTCAAAGAAGCTGAACCATTCTACTAGTGGTGTTAAATCACCGAAAAGGGTTGGGATAAAGAAACCGAAACAGAACTTG AAACAAGGGGCCCCAAACTATTCCCTGAAGCAGAATGTTGGTGGACCAATCACAAAAGATGAGGAAGAAGTTGTGGAGACATTGTATGCTTTGGCAGGAATGTTCCCCAACCTTGACCCTGATCGTAACAAATTGGATAGTGCTTCATTAGAAGCAAGTTCCTTTGCTTTGCCAGAGGCTAGTGAGAGACATCAACCCAAATTAGATG ATTCTGTAACTATAAAAGAGGACTTGAACCTAATTTGCCGATCAAGAACTGATGAGGATGTTAATCCTGCTTCTGACATAGAAAGATCAGCTGAAGAAACTACCAAAGTTTATTCATTGAATGGCCCAAGCACTCAAGAATTGAATGGACCAAGCACTCAAGAATTGAATGGACCAAGCACTCAAGAACCATCTGATTTGATCATCGGTGAAAGACTCCATGGAGAATTAGACAGTTCTGTTGCTCAAGTGAATCTGCACGAGGCAATGGTTAAACTTGAGGAACAAAAGCTGCCTTGCAACTTGGCTAACTTTTGCTTTCCACCTGGACCACATCAGGATACTGG TAAACTAAGGCAGCCTGCAAAACTAGAAACTTCGTTTCTTGACAGAAAGACGGAGATTTCATTGGCAGAG ACTACAACAATTGGAAATCAACCAGATCAACAGCATGCCCTTGACAAATCCAAGAACAATG TGTTGTGGCCAGGATTGTCTTCGACAGTGTCAAGTAGTGCTTGTCGTGGTCCTTTGTCACA ATCTTGTGCTGCTAAAATACCTGCTTGGCTTGGTACCAGACCTGGTTCATTCCAAAATGGTTCAACTGGAAAG GTTTCTAAAGTTTCAACTGATAGAAGGTTGTGGAAGAGGTGTGCAGCTCATGTTTACATAGGCTGTCTCATTCAAGCTTTACAAATGCCTGAGAGCAAAGAAAGCTTGCCAATGCCTCCTAGTCAACTCAGACCGCATGAAATATTGAAGCAGGGTGTACTTATGACAATAAATGACTTGAGTGGCGTCAGAAATGATTCGAATGGAGTTACATCTGCTAGCTCAATAGTTAATGCAGTTGGGAAGAATTCAAATGACTCTAAAAGTGACATTCTTCAACACCTAAGACCACACCAAAATCATTCTCAGACTACTTTGGCATCTGGTGTATACACCTGTCAGAAGCAG GCTTTCAATTTCTTGTCCCTGTCTGGAGGTGGTGGGATGGAACCTATTAACAGTTTTAATGGAACTGGAAATGGTTTGGAACCATTTGCACAAGTGCAAATTCCTTATTATGCACAAAACCCCTCCTCGCTCATGCCTTTCTCTTTGTCACAAACAAGATTTACACCTGCTTACCCTGATCAGCCTTCAGTAGCAGCAGCACAACAG GCCAAACTTCAGTTGTCCCCCCATCTCACCAGCCCATATTGTGCGCCTCATGCAAGTTCCAAGGCCTTGACAaagcagccgcagcagcagctTTGGGCTGCCCAATTGGCAGCTCAGTACAGGAATACTGGAACTTCAACAGCCTTGACTCGATTTCCAAGCTGGCAAAAAAATGGAAGGGAAGACTCTCCTGGTCTGATGCCCTGCATCCCGCCTTCAACTTCAACACTAGAGGTACTAGGCCCCAAGTATCCTCAGACCtctcagcagcagcagcagcagcaattCATGGCCATCACTATGTCGCATGCTAGGATGAAGAGGCAAGATCACCTTATTCCttctgtttgtgaagaaaatagAGTTGGGTTTTGA
- the LOC110666483 gene encoding uncharacterized protein LOC110666483 isoform X5 has product MIETDKSRDVRRGASRFSRQIKQSGHKFISPGSNGKATSSNGDDYEMDCELTDREQAFPSQAPSSVRSSGTIKRFNLPRKQFFDDCNGGDHISVPRKLRSAMKKRNRESLSTPFPNSKKLNHSTSGVKSPKRVGIKKPKQNLKQGAPNYSLKQNVGGPITKDEEEVVETLYALAGMFPNLDPDRNKLDSASLEASSFALPEASERHQPKLDDSVTIKEDLNLICRSRTDEDVNPASDIERSAEETTKVYSLNGPSTQELNGPSTQELNGPSTQEPSDLIIGERLHGELDSSVAQVNLHEAMVKLEEQKLPCNLANFCFPPGPHQDTGKLRQPAKLETSFLDRKTEISLAETTTIGNQPDQQHALDKSKNNGPVLWPGLSSTVSSSACRGPLSQSCAAKIPAWLGTRPGSFQNGSTGKVSKVSTDRRLWKRCAAHVYIGCLIQALQMPESKESLPMPPSQLRPHEILKQGVLMTINDLSGVRNDSNGVTSASSIVNAVGKNSNDSKSDILQHLRPHQNHSQTTLASGVYTCQKQAFNFLSLSGGGGMEPINSFNGTGNGLEPFAQVQIPYYAQNPSSLMPFSLSQTRFTPAYPDQPSVAAAQQLTTADSS; this is encoded by the exons ATGATAGAAACAGACAAGAGTCGAGACGTGAGGCGTGGAGCGAGTCGGTTCTCGCGACAGATTAAGCAATCTGGACATAAGTTTATCTCTCCTG GTTCGAACGGTAAAGCAACTTCAAGCAACGGGGACGATTATGAAATGGATTGCGAATTAACTGATAGAGAACAGGCCTTTCCTTCACAAGCTCCTTCTTCTGTCCGTAGTAGTGGTACCATTAAGAGATTCAACCTACCCAGAAAG CAATTTTTTGATGACTGCAATGGCGGTGATCATATTTCTGTTCCGCGGAAGCTACGGTCAG CCATGAAGAAACGCAATCGAGAATCTTTATCTACACCTTTTCCAAATTCAAAGAAGCTGAACCATTCTACTAGTGGTGTTAAATCACCGAAAAGGGTTGGGATAAAGAAACCGAAACAGAACTTG AAACAAGGGGCCCCAAACTATTCCCTGAAGCAGAATGTTGGTGGACCAATCACAAAAGATGAGGAAGAAGTTGTGGAGACATTGTATGCTTTGGCAGGAATGTTCCCCAACCTTGACCCTGATCGTAACAAATTGGATAGTGCTTCATTAGAAGCAAGTTCCTTTGCTTTGCCAGAGGCTAGTGAGAGACATCAACCCAAATTAGATG ATTCTGTAACTATAAAAGAGGACTTGAACCTAATTTGCCGATCAAGAACTGATGAGGATGTTAATCCTGCTTCTGACATAGAAAGATCAGCTGAAGAAACTACCAAAGTTTATTCATTGAATGGCCCAAGCACTCAAGAATTGAATGGACCAAGCACTCAAGAATTGAATGGACCAAGCACTCAAGAACCATCTGATTTGATCATCGGTGAAAGACTCCATGGAGAATTAGACAGTTCTGTTGCTCAAGTGAATCTGCACGAGGCAATGGTTAAACTTGAGGAACAAAAGCTGCCTTGCAACTTGGCTAACTTTTGCTTTCCACCTGGACCACATCAGGATACTGG TAAACTAAGGCAGCCTGCAAAACTAGAAACTTCGTTTCTTGACAGAAAGACGGAGATTTCATTGGCAGAG ACTACAACAATTGGAAATCAACCAGATCAACAGCATGCCCTTGACAAATCCAAGAACAATG GTCCAGTGTTGTGGCCAGGATTGTCTTCGACAGTGTCAAGTAGTGCTTGTCGTGGTCCTTTGTCACA ATCTTGTGCTGCTAAAATACCTGCTTGGCTTGGTACCAGACCTGGTTCATTCCAAAATGGTTCAACTGGAAAG GTTTCTAAAGTTTCAACTGATAGAAGGTTGTGGAAGAGGTGTGCAGCTCATGTTTACATAGGCTGTCTCATTCAAGCTTTACAAATGCCTGAGAGCAAAGAAAGCTTGCCAATGCCTCCTAGTCAACTCAGACCGCATGAAATATTGAAGCAGGGTGTACTTATGACAATAAATGACTTGAGTGGCGTCAGAAATGATTCGAATGGAGTTACATCTGCTAGCTCAATAGTTAATGCAGTTGGGAAGAATTCAAATGACTCTAAAAGTGACATTCTTCAACACCTAAGACCACACCAAAATCATTCTCAGACTACTTTGGCATCTGGTGTATACACCTGTCAGAAGCAG GCTTTCAATTTCTTGTCCCTGTCTGGAGGTGGTGGGATGGAACCTATTAACAGTTTTAATGGAACTGGAAATGGTTTGGAACCATTTGCACAAGTGCAAATTCCTTATTATGCACAAAACCCCTCCTCGCTCATGCCTTTCTCTTTGTCACAAACAAGATTTACACCTGCTTACCCTGATCAGCCTTCAGTAGCAGCAGCACAACAG CTTACCACTGCTGACTCATCATAA
- the LOC110666478 gene encoding AP-2 complex subunit sigma yields the protein MIRFILLQNRQGKTRLAKYYVPLEDSEKHKVEYEVHRLVVNRDPKFTNFVEFRTHKIIYRRYAGLFFSLCVDITDNELAYLECIHLFVEILDHFFSNVCELDLVFNFHKVYLILDEFILAGELQETSKKAIIERMGELEKLE from the exons ATG atCCGATTCATACTTCTGCAGAACAGGCAGGGAAAGACTCGTCTTGCCAAATATTACGTTCCTCTTGAGGATTCCGAGAAGCACAAAGTCGAATACGAG GTTCATCGGCTGGTGGTTAACAGAGATCCCAAGTTCACGAATTTTGTTGAG TTCCGAACACACAAGATCATCTACAGGCGGTATGCTGGGTTATTTTTCTCACTGTGTGTTGATATAACAGATAATGAATTGGCATATTTAGAGTGCATCCATTTATTTGTGGAGATATTGGATCATTTCTTCAGCAATGTTTGTGAGCTAGATTTGGTATTTAACTTTCACAAG GTTTATCTGATACTTGATGAATTTATTCTTGCTGGGGAGCTCCAAGAAACAAGCAAGAAG GCAATAATAGAAAGAATGGGCGAATTGGAGAAGCTCGAGTAG